In Nostoc sp. UHCC 0926, a single genomic region encodes these proteins:
- a CDS encoding calcium-binding protein — MAIIDGIDLNKITGLDIDEIVKSGGGNIQVTTNGNKIINATGGNQNINGTNGNDVINAGNGNDILTGGNGNDIINAGNGNNTVKGGNGNDILNAGSGKDTLFGENGNDILSGGGGNDILTGGAGNDTLAGGTGTDVLTGGAGNDVFKFSSVSDSAVVGRDLITDFVGNGKLPGDQIDLSAIDANSTKLGNQAFTFIGAAAFSAPGQLRYSGGILQASTDGDRSPEFEVRLIGAPLVVVNDFIL; from the coding sequence ATGGCAATTATTGACGGTATCGATTTAAATAAGATCACCGGTCTTGACATTGACGAAATCGTAAAAAGCGGTGGCGGCAATATCCAGGTCACCACTAATGGTAACAAAATCATTAACGCTACTGGTGGTAACCAAAACATTAACGGCACTAATGGCAACGATGTCATTAACGCCGGCAATGGCAACGATATCCTCACTGGCGGCAATGGCAACGATATCATTAACGCCGGCAATGGCAACAATACCGTTAAAGGTGGTAATGGCAACGATATCCTTAACGCTGGTAGTGGCAAAGATACCCTCTTTGGCGAAAATGGCAACGATATCCTTAGTGGTGGTGGTGGCAACGATATCCTCACTGGCGGTGCTGGCAACGACACACTCGCTGGCGGTACTGGGACTGATGTTCTCACTGGAGGAGCAGGTAACGATGTTTTCAAGTTCAGCTCAGTTTCAGATAGTGCTGTTGTTGGACGGGATCTGATCACTGACTTTGTAGGAAACGGTAAGTTGCCAGGTGACCAAATCGATCTATCTGCTATCGACGCCAACTCCACTAAACTGGGCAATCAAGCCTTCACTTTCATTGGGGCTGCCGCATTTTCCGCACCTGGTCAGCTCCGTTATTCAGGAGGTATTCTCCAAGCTAGCACTGATGGGGATCGGTCGCCTGAGTTTGAGGTTCGGCTTATAGGAGCACCACTAGTAGTGGTAAACGACTTTATCCTTTAA
- the ilvD gene encoding dihydroxy-acid dehydratase, giving the protein MSENLRSQVVTQGVQRSPNRAMLRAVGFKDEDFNKAIVGIANGYSTITPCNMGINQLAQRAEVGIKTAGAMPQVFGTITISDGISMGTEGMKYSLVSREVIADSIETACTGQSMDGVLAIGGCDKNMPGAMLAIARMNIPAIFVYGGTIKPGHYNGRDLTVVSSFEAVGQYSAGKIDEKELLEVEGRACPGAGSCGGMFTANTMSSAFEALGMSLPYSSTMAAEDAEKADSTEKSAFVLVEAIRKQILPRQIITRKSIENAISVIMAVGGSTNAVLHFLAIARAADVELTLDDFETIRARVPVLCDLKPSGKYVATDLHKAGGIPQVMKMLLVHDLLHSDSLTISGQTIAEILADIPEEPSTHQDVIRPWNNPMYSQGHLAILRGNLATEGAVAKITGVKKPVITGLARVFESEEASLNAILAGKIQPGDILVIRYEGPKGGPGMREMLAPTSAIIGAGLGDAVALITDGRFSGGTYGMVVGHVAPEAAVGGAIALVEEGDSITIDAPARLLQLNISEEELARRRANWQPPAPRYTKGVLAKYAKLVSSSSLGAVTDLDLF; this is encoded by the coding sequence ATGTCAGAGAATTTGAGAAGCCAAGTTGTAACGCAAGGGGTGCAGCGATCGCCTAATCGAGCTATGCTGCGTGCAGTTGGTTTTAAAGATGAAGATTTCAATAAAGCTATTGTGGGCATTGCCAATGGCTACAGTACGATCACTCCCTGTAATATGGGGATCAATCAACTGGCACAAAGGGCAGAGGTTGGGATAAAAACCGCCGGAGCGATGCCGCAAGTGTTCGGCACGATTACCATTAGCGATGGGATTTCGATGGGAACTGAAGGGATGAAATATTCCCTAGTCTCGCGGGAAGTCATTGCCGATTCCATTGAAACCGCCTGTACTGGACAAAGTATGGATGGTGTACTAGCTATTGGCGGTTGTGATAAAAATATGCCCGGGGCAATGCTGGCGATCGCCCGGATGAATATCCCTGCAATATTCGTTTACGGTGGCACAATTAAACCCGGTCATTACAACGGACGTGATTTAACTGTTGTCAGTTCTTTTGAAGCTGTTGGTCAATACAGTGCTGGAAAAATTGACGAAAAGGAACTATTAGAAGTTGAAGGTCGGGCTTGTCCTGGCGCTGGTTCTTGTGGGGGAATGTTCACAGCCAACACCATGTCTTCAGCATTTGAAGCGCTGGGGATGAGTTTGCCCTATTCCTCGACAATGGCAGCCGAAGATGCCGAAAAAGCCGACAGCACGGAAAAATCAGCGTTTGTGTTAGTCGAAGCGATTCGCAAACAAATCTTACCGCGCCAAATTATCACCCGCAAATCTATAGAGAATGCTATTTCTGTAATTATGGCGGTGGGTGGTTCGACGAATGCAGTATTGCATTTTTTAGCGATCGCCCGCGCCGCTGATGTAGAGTTAACGCTGGATGACTTTGAAACTATCCGCGCCCGTGTTCCCGTTTTATGTGATTTGAAACCAAGTGGTAAATATGTAGCTACAGATTTGCACAAAGCTGGTGGCATTCCGCAAGTAATGAAGATGCTACTTGTGCATGACTTGTTACATAGTGATAGCCTCACCATCAGTGGTCAAACGATTGCAGAGATATTAGCAGATATACCAGAAGAACCATCCACCCACCAAGATGTTATTCGTCCTTGGAATAACCCAATGTATTCCCAAGGGCATTTAGCTATTCTTAGAGGTAATTTGGCAACGGAAGGGGCTGTTGCTAAAATTACCGGAGTGAAAAAGCCAGTAATTACCGGTCTGGCACGGGTGTTTGAATCGGAAGAAGCCTCTTTAAATGCAATTTTGGCGGGTAAAATTCAACCTGGTGATATTTTAGTCATTCGCTACGAAGGACCTAAGGGCGGCCCTGGCATGCGAGAAATGTTGGCTCCTACCTCAGCAATTATCGGTGCTGGTTTGGGTGATGCAGTGGCATTAATTACCGACGGGCGCTTTTCTGGCGGTACTTACGGCATGGTGGTTGGTCATGTTGCTCCAGAAGCGGCAGTTGGTGGTGCGATCGCTCTTGTAGAAGAAGGCGATAGTATTACTATTGATGCACCGGCTCGTTTATTGCAGTTGAATATATCTGAAGAAGAATTGGCCCGTCGTCGTGCCAACTGGCAACCTCCCGCTCCGCGTTACACTAAAGGCGTGTTGGCGAAATATGCCAAATTGGTATCTTCTAGCAGTCTTGGTGCTGTGACAGATTTGGACTTGTTTTAA
- a CDS encoding caspase family protein, translating into MTKVALLIGISDYEAGLNPLPASVKDMQAIAKVLQHPEMGGFAEADIQKLENSDPQKMQEAIETLFSDRQKDDLVVLYFSGHGIKDESGNLYLATCLTRKNPQGQIIKSTSVPASFIHNITNDSRCKRQVIILDCCFSGAFAQGWSAKDDGCVDIQTQLGGEGRVVLTSSTSTQYSFQQQGDNLSTYTRYLIEGIETGAADLGNDGAISVDELHEYAKKKVKEATPAMKPEIYAFKEGFKILLSKAPIGDPKLKYRKEVEIYASRGEISIIGRRILDALRQNLGLLPEETAAIEAEVLKPYREYQQKLQEYKQALVDAIGREPTLSDYTRNDLRRYQEILGLRDEDIASIEERLIAGEVQHKPINVSEAPPSVQPHHRVEIPSQPKSSSSNQTTTPKTHNLILKVLQQAIAVFCFFVGASFALTLLNTLFSGGVFGPVSFGCLFFSILLIWLGIFMWKV; encoded by the coding sequence ATGACGAAGGTAGCACTCCTAATAGGAATTAGTGATTATGAGGCTGGTCTTAACCCATTACCAGCTTCAGTAAAGGATATGCAAGCGATCGCCAAAGTTTTGCAGCATCCAGAAATGGGCGGATTTGCTGAAGCAGATATCCAAAAACTGGAGAATTCCGATCCTCAGAAAATGCAGGAAGCGATCGAGACTCTGTTTAGCGATCGTCAAAAAGACGACCTTGTAGTACTTTACTTCTCCGGTCACGGTATTAAAGATGAGAGCGGCAATCTTTACCTCGCCACTTGCTTAACCCGTAAAAATCCTCAAGGACAAATTATCAAATCAACCTCTGTTCCAGCCAGTTTCATTCATAACATCACGAACGATAGCCGATGCAAGCGTCAGGTAATCATTCTTGACTGTTGTTTTAGTGGAGCGTTCGCCCAAGGCTGGTCAGCTAAAGATGACGGTTGTGTTGATATCCAGACACAACTCGGCGGAGAGGGGCGAGTTGTCCTGACCTCTTCCACTTCGACTCAGTATTCTTTCCAGCAACAGGGGGACAATCTTTCGACTTATACTCGTTATCTCATTGAAGGTATTGAAACAGGTGCCGCAGATTTAGGTAATGATGGTGCAATTTCGGTCGATGAGTTGCATGAGTACGCGAAAAAAAAAGTTAAAGAAGCCACTCCCGCCATGAAACCAGAAATCTATGCTTTCAAAGAAGGATTTAAAATCCTATTGTCTAAAGCACCAATTGGTGATCCAAAACTGAAGTATCGCAAAGAAGTAGAGATTTATGCCAGTCGGGGCGAGATTTCGATTATTGGTCGCAGAATATTAGATGCCCTACGTCAGAATTTGGGGTTGCTCCCTGAAGAAACTGCTGCAATTGAAGCTGAGGTTTTAAAACCTTATCGAGAGTACCAACAAAAATTGCAGGAATATAAACAGGCGTTAGTTGATGCGATTGGGCGCGAACCGACTTTGAGTGACTATACTCGCAATGATTTGCGACGTTATCAGGAAATTTTAGGACTTAGAGATGAAGATATAGCGTCAATTGAAGAAAGACTAATTGCAGGAGAAGTCCAACATAAACCTATTAACGTTTCTGAGGCTCCACCATCAGTACAGCCACATCATCGTGTAGAGATACCTTCTCAGCCAAAGTCTTCTTCATCAAATCAAACAACGACACCAAAAACCCATAATCTCATACTGAAAGTGCTACAGCAGGCAATTGCTGTGTTTTGCTTTTTTGTTGGCGCATCTTTTGCACTCACGCTACTGAACACACTTTTTAGCGGTGGTGTATTCGGACCTGTTTCTTTTGGATGCCTATTTTTCAGCATTCTTTTGATATGGTTAGGTATTTTTATGTGGAAAGTTTAA
- a CDS encoding type II toxin-antitoxin system HicA family toxin — MSKLPILSGQECIKALRKASFYVLRQRGSHIILRRDEPFAEVVVPNHQELDKGTLRAIIRQVGLSVDVFIELL; from the coding sequence ATGAGCAAGTTACCTATCCTTTCTGGTCAAGAGTGCATTAAAGCTTTAAGGAAGGCTAGTTTTTATGTTTTGCGACAACGTGGAAGCCACATTATTTTACGTCGAGATGAACCATTTGCTGAAGTGGTTGTTCCGAATCATCAAGAATTAGATAAAGGAACTTTACGAGCAATTATCAGACAGGTTGGGCTGAGTGTTGATGTGTTTATCGAGTTGCTGTAA
- a CDS encoding type II toxin-antitoxin system HicB family antitoxin, producing MKRQVIIYPGEDGYWVAECPSLPACISQGKTKTEAIANIKEAIELYIEVLQEEGRPIPEDHLETVLVDV from the coding sequence ATGAAGAGACAAGTTATTATCTATCCAGGAGAAGATGGTTATTGGGTGGCTGAATGTCCTAGCTTACCTGCTTGTATCAGCCAAGGGAAGACGAAAACAGAAGCTATTGCCAATATCAAGGAAGCTATTGAATTATATATTGAAGTTTTACAAGAAGAAGGTCGTCCTATTCCAGAAGATCATCTGGAAACTGTTTTAGTTGATGTATGA
- a CDS encoding Uma2 family endonuclease, translating into MTTENNPAAVVDWEPPMPPTDLIFDDSEPLESNRHRIAMNVLIRSLQQAWADRNDFFSGGNMFIYYSSTQVRNRDFRGPDFFAVLNVDGNNSRQGWVVWEENGRYPDVIVELMSPSTAAIDKGIKKNLYEQTFRTSDYFVYDPFDPNSLQGWHLDDNQQYQPLTPNERGWLWCKRLGFWLGTSEGTIDRETAVWLRFYDVAGNLVLLPEEVAAAQAEAAVTQAEIAVAQAEAAGVREEAAAAQVARLAARLRELGENPDML; encoded by the coding sequence CACCTACAGATTTAATTTTTGATGATAGTGAACCCTTGGAATCAAATCGCCACCGCATTGCCATGAATGTCTTGATTCGGTCATTGCAACAAGCTTGGGCTGACCGTAATGATTTCTTCTCTGGGGGCAATATGTTTATTTACTACAGTAGCACCCAGGTTCGTAACCGTGATTTCCGAGGCCCCGATTTTTTTGCGGTGCTGAATGTTGACGGCAATAACTCAAGACAAGGTTGGGTAGTCTGGGAAGAAAATGGTCGTTATCCTGATGTAATCGTGGAATTAATGTCACCATCTACGGCAGCAATAGACAAGGGTATTAAGAAAAACCTTTACGAACAAACTTTCCGTACCTCAGATTATTTTGTCTATGATCCCTTTGACCCTAATTCTTTGCAGGGGTGGCATTTAGATGATAATCAGCAGTATCAACCTTTGACACCAAATGAGCGTGGATGGCTATGGTGTAAGCGTTTAGGTTTTTGGTTGGGGACGAGTGAGGGAACAATAGACAGAGAAACGGCGGTATGGTTGCGGTTTTACGATGTGGCTGGCAATTTAGTTTTGTTACCAGAGGAAGTTGCTGCTGCACAAGCCGAAGCCGCAGTCACGCAGGCGGAAATTGCTGTAGCACAAGCAGAAGCTGCTGGTGTACGAGAAGAAGCGGCTGCTGCACAGGTGGCTCGTTTAGCGGCTAGATTGAGAGAATTGGGGGAAAATCCAGATATGTTGTGA